In a single window of the Salmo trutta chromosome 21, fSalTru1.1, whole genome shotgun sequence genome:
- the LOC115156662 gene encoding lactosylceramide 1,3-N-acetyl-beta-D-glucosaminyltransferase A encodes MFVNFRRIRKCQCVQLMTTCLVLSVVMLCWEQLDSGVVSHIYSYSYRSYLVNSYTFINKSFTIPRQEAHMFSNHRYLLNHPYKCSGEKDILLLLLIKSSPENFERRRAIRSTWGNETYIRQDLGVTVKVMFVLGLPKQHETAQTWRRRSGGIQDNLVNEDRRHGDLVQQDFVDTFHNLTLKLLLQFRWAHFYCPHARFLMTADNDIFVHMPNLVLYLQYMDRKGVTDFWIGHVHRGAPPIRQKESKYYVPQEMYPWASYPDYTAGAGYVVSRDVANKIYQASLTLNASLYIDDVFMGICANAMGVSPQEHVYFSGEGKAPYHLCIYDKMMTSHGHVADIYELWKAATNPEVKRVTSGLFGRLYCTAVKLTLLCRPYFFNTYPCKAALL; translated from the coding sequence ATGTTTGTGAATTTCCGGCGGATCCGCAAGTGCCAGTGCGTGCAGTTGATGACCACGTGCCTGGTGCTGTCGGTGGTGATGTTATGCTGGGAGCAGCTGGACAGTGGCGTGGTGAGCCACATCTACTCCTACTCTTACCGCTCTTACCTGGTCAACAGCTACACTTTCATCAACAAGAGCTTCACCATCCCACGACAGGAGGCCCACATGTTCAGTAACCACCGCTACCTACTCAACCACCCGTACAAGTGCTCAGGAGAGAAGGACATTTTACTGCTTCTGCTCATCAAGTCCTCCCCGGAGAACTTCGAGAGACGGCGAGCCATACGGTCGACGTGGGGCAACGAGACCTACATTCGCCAAGACCTGGGGGTGACGGTGAAGGTGATGTTTGTGCTGGGCCTTCCCAAGCAGCATGAGACTGCCCAGacgtggaggaggaggagcggagGCATCCAGGACAACCTTGTCAATGAGGACCGCAGGCATGGCGACTTGGTCCAGCAGGACTTTGTGGACACGTTCCACAACCTCACCCTCAAGCTTCTGCTACAGTTCCGCTGGGCTCATTTCTACTGCCCGCATGCCCGCTTCCTCATGACGGCTGACAACGACATCTTCGTGCACATGCCCAACCTGGTGCTCTACCTGCAGTACATGGACAGGAAGGGCGTGACAGACTTCTGGATCGGTCACGTGCACAGAGGTGCGCCACCGATCCGCCAGAAGGAAAGCAAGTACTACGTCCCACAAGAGATGTACCCTTGGGCGTCATACCCGGACTACACGGCAGGGGCCGGTTACGTCGTCTCAAGAGACGTGGCGAACAAAATCTACCAGGCCTCATTGACACTCAATGCCTCGCTGTACATCGACGATGTCTTCATGGGCATCTGTGCCAATGCCATGGGCGTGTCGCCACAGGAACATGTGTACTTCTCAGGCGAAGGCAAGGCGCCCTACCACTTGTGCATCTACGACAAGATGATGACATCGCACGGCCATGTGGCCGACATTTATGAACTCTGGAAAGCCGCCACAAACCCGGAGGTCAAAAGGGTCACATCGGGACTTTTTGGGAGGTTGTACTGCACGGCAGTGAAACTCACCCTTCTGTGCAGACCCTACTTCTTCAACACCTACCCCTGCAAGGCAGCCTTGTTGTAG
- the eif4a2 gene encoding eukaryotic initiation factor 4A-II, translating to MLKFELIMSSDSPDYNSSRDREHDAGPEGMEPDGVIESNWNEITDNFDDMALKETLLRGIYAYGFEKPSAIQQRAIIPCIKGYDVIAQAQSGTGKTATFAISILQQLDMEQKETQALVLAPTRELAQQIQKVILALGDYMGAACHACIGGTNVRNEMQKLTAEAPHIVVGTPGRVFDMLNRRYLSPKCIKMFVLDEADEMLSRGFKDQIYEIFQKLSTNIQVVLLSATMPADVLEVTKKFMREPIRILVKKEELTLEGIKQFYINVEREEWKLDTLCDLYETLTITQAVIFLNTRRKVDWLTEKMHARDFTVSALHGDMDQKERDVIMREFRSGSSRVLITTDLLARGIDVQQVSLVINYDLPTNRENYIHRIGRGGRFGRKGVAINFVTEEDKRILRDIETFYNTTVDEMPLNVADLI from the exons ATGTTGAAGTTTGAACTGATCATGTCTAGCGATTCTCCTGATTACAACAG CTCAAGAGATCGTGAGCATGACGCAGGGCCAGAGGGGATGGAGCCTGATGGTGTCATCGAG AGCAACTGGAATGAGATTACAGACAACTTTGATGACATGGCCCTGAAGGAGACACTCCTTAGGGGTATTTATGCGTATGGTTTTGAGAAGCCATCGGCCATTCAACAGAGGGCAATCATTCCTTGTATCAAAG gCTACGATGTCATTGCCCAAGCCCAGTCAGGCACTGGCAAGACTGCCACGTTTGCCATCTCTATTTTGCAGCAGCTGGACATGGAGCAGAAAGAGACCCAGGCTTTGGTACTGGCCCCCACCAGGGAGCTGGCTCAGCAG ATCCAGAAGGTGATTCTGGCTCTGGGAGACTACATGGGGGCTGCCTGCCACGCCTGCATTGGGGGCACCAACGTCCGCAACGAGATGCAGAAGCTGACGGCCGAGGCCCCCCACATAGTGGTTGGGACTCCAGGCCGGGTGTTTGACATGCTTAACAGGAGATACCTGT CTCCAAAATGCATCAAGATGTTTGTCCTGGACGAAGCTGATGAGATGCTGAGTCGCGGTTTTAAGGATCAGATCTATGAGATCTTTCAGAAACTGAGCACAAACATTCAA GTGGTCCTCCTCTCTGCTACCATGCCTGCGGATGTcctggaggtgaccaagaagttCATGCGAGAGCCCATTCGCATCCTGGTGAAGAAGGAGGAGCTTACCCTGGAGGGTATCAAGCAGTTCTACATCAATGTAGAGCGCGAG GAGTGGAAGTTGGACACGCTGTGCGACCTGTACGAGACTCTCACAATCACTCAGGCAGTCATCTTCCTCAACACCAGGAGGAAGGTTGACTGGCTGACAGAAAAGATGCACGCGAGGGACTTTACCGTCTCTGCTCTT catGGAGACATGGATCAGAAGGAAAGGGATGTGATCATGAGGGAGTTCAGGTCTGGCTCCAGCAGAGTGCTCATCACTACTGACTTACTG GCTCGAGGAATTGATGTGCAGCAGGTTTCCCTTGTCATAAACTATGACCTTCCTACAAACCGAGAGAATTATATTCACCG AATTGGTCGCGGTGGCCGTTTTGGCAGAAAAGGCGTGGCTATTAACTTTGTGACCGAAGAGGACAAGCGTATCCTTCGGGATATCGAGACGTTTTACAATACGACTGTTGACGAGATGCCTTTGAACGTGGCTGACCTGATTTGA